Genomic DNA from Paenibacillus donghaensis:
TTCAGCTTGAAGACCTGTTCAATTTCTTTCTCAAGGATGGATATCTCCTGGTCATCGTCATTTATGACAATTTCAATGATGCCTTCGTCACGTGCGCGTTGAAGCATCTTGGAGATGACAGGCCGGGATACCCCGATCTTCTCTGCGATTTTCTCCTGTGTCCAAGACTCGTAATAATACATTTTGCAGACCTTCACAATGATTTTGCGTTCTTCTATGTTCACATATAGTCCGCCTTTATCCTAGTAGTGCCTCACATACACACTATAGAGGGGGGGTTGACCAACCGTCAAGCCTGCCAAAATATGGGGAATATTTCCTTGATCCAGATTTGACACTTCGATGACACTGGCATCACAAACCATTATTACAATTGTAATTGTCCGGAACATATGTAAACGAACATGCCATTTTAAAACAACAGCATAGGGTAGGGAGGCATACATGAATGTAACAATATTAGGCTACTGGGGGGGATATCCAACAGCTGGAGGTGCAACTGCGGGTTATCTGGTTACCACTGAAGAAGGTCAAATCCTGCTGGATTGCGGAAGTGGGGTCATGAGCCGGTTTCCTTATGAAACCAGTGTCGAAGCTATCTCAGGTGTCATTCTGTCACATCTGCATCATGACCACATCGCAGATCTGGGAATTCTTCAATATGCAGCGGCAGGAGCGATTCGTAATGGAAGGATGCCGCATAAGCTGACCGTCTATACACCGGCTGAACCGGCTGACAAGCTCAAACCGCTGATGGATGCACATACCGATATTCATGTCATTGATCCTGCTTGCAAGGTGTGGCTGGCCGGAGCCTTAATTGAGTTCATGTCTGTGCAGCACACCATTCCCTGCTATGCCATTAAGGTCACTTATCGTGGCAAAGTGCTCGTCTACTCCGGGGATACCTCCTACTGCGAGGCACTGATTGAGCTGGCCAAGGATGCCGATATTTTTTTGTGCGAGGCAACGATTTGCAGAGGGAGCCTGCATACCACGGGACAAGGGCATATGGATGCCAGTGAAGCTGGTAAGATCGCCGGTATGGCCGGTGTGAAAAAACTGGTACTGGTGCACTTGCCAGGCGACGGCAATCTGGAGCAGATGCGCAGGGAAGCCAGCCAAGCCTTTGGCGGACCTGTAGACTTGCCGGAGCCCTCACGGCTGTATGTAGTCTGATTAGGAAGGTGGCGAAACGGCAATATGTATAAATTGCTGGCCCTGGATATGGACGGGACGCTCTTGAACCCCGACAAGATCATGACGGCAGGCACAATTCATTCTATACAGAAGTTAATATTGGCAGGTACTGCAGTAACCATCGCATCAGGGAGATTTCCTGCCTCTGTATGGCTGCATGCCAGAGAGGCCGGGATGAACTTCCCGCTCGTTGCGCTAAATGGAGCCGTCACCCTGGATACAACAACTGGCAGCCTTCTTTCCGGATTTCCACTCTCCGCAGCAGATGCGGCACGCTTGGTGTCCATAGTACAGGCTTGTGGGGCCTATGTGCATTTTTATGGCTTTAACACGCTTTATGTCCCAGAACTTAATGAGATGAATAAGCGCTGGCCGCTCGCCAACGTGGTCGTTCACCCGGATAAAGAGCTTACTGAAGAGAATTACAGGCTGCAGACGGAGATGATCCGGGTTGAAGCAGTTAATGGCGAGATGATTGATTTCGTTCAGAATTCAGAAGTGCCTGTATACAAGGCTGCGGTGATCTGCACCGATACGCTCGTGCTTGACCAGTTGCTGCTTATTCTACAGAACTGGGGAACCTTCGAGCTTACCCGGACCGGAAGTCACAGATTTGATGTGAATGCCTCTGGAGTCAACAAACAAAGTGCACTGGTGCAGCTGTGCTCGGAACATGGAATTGATTCCTCCGAAGTGGCCGCAGCCGGGGATTATGACAATGATCTCGCCATGTTGCGCTGGGCTGGTCTTGGCATTGCAATGGGCAACGCCAAGACTCATGTTCAGGCGGCCGCTAAGGTGGTAACAGGCAGTAACTCGGAAGATGGGCTTGCCCAGGCTATTCAGCGTCATTTGCTCTTCACTCTATAAATACCAATAAGGGAGAGATTATAGATGAAAACCATTAAAAAAAGCTTGGTACTACCGGCATTAACGGCAATGCTCTTATTCAGCGGCTGTGCGGCACAGGGAGAAAATGCTGCAGAAGGGAAAACGCCAGGCAGTGCGGAAGCGGCGGGAATCTCAGGGGCACTCTCATTCTACACTTCACAACCGGAAGAGGATGCCACCAAACTGACTGCTGCTTTTAATGCTAAATATCCAGATGTCCAGGTTAACATCTTCCGCTCGGGAACCGAAGAAGTAACTGCTAAGATCCAGGCAGAGCAACAAGCGGGCAAGACCCAGGCGGATGTACTGCTACTGGCGGATGCTGTAACGTTTGAGAGCCTCAAGCAGCAGGATCTATTGCAGGCTTATCAATCTCCTGAAGCGGAGAAGTTCCCTGCTGAGCTGAAAGATTCGGAAGGAATGTACACCGGCACGAAGGTTATGGCTACTGTACTGGCTG
This window encodes:
- a CDS encoding Cof-type HAD-IIB family hydrolase, whose translation is MYKLLALDMDGTLLNPDKIMTAGTIHSIQKLILAGTAVTIASGRFPASVWLHAREAGMNFPLVALNGAVTLDTTTGSLLSGFPLSAADAARLVSIVQACGAYVHFYGFNTLYVPELNEMNKRWPLANVVVHPDKELTEENYRLQTEMIRVEAVNGEMIDFVQNSEVPVYKAAVICTDTLVLDQLLLILQNWGTFELTRTGSHRFDVNASGVNKQSALVQLCSEHGIDSSEVAAAGDYDNDLAMLRWAGLGIAMGNAKTHVQAAAKVVTGSNSEDGLAQAIQRHLLFTL
- a CDS encoding MBL fold metallo-hydrolase, whose translation is MNVTILGYWGGYPTAGGATAGYLVTTEEGQILLDCGSGVMSRFPYETSVEAISGVILSHLHHDHIADLGILQYAAAGAIRNGRMPHKLTVYTPAEPADKLKPLMDAHTDIHVIDPACKVWLAGALIEFMSVQHTIPCYAIKVTYRGKVLVYSGDTSYCEALIELAKDADIFLCEATICRGSLHTTGQGHMDASEAGKIAGMAGVKKLVLVHLPGDGNLEQMRREASQAFGGPVDLPEPSRLYVV